CCCATGAACTTTTCGACAAAGGACTGCAGGCTCTCGTTGATTGGAATATTGTATGCACTTAATTGCTCAAATCTAACATTCATGGAGAGATAGACATATACTGGTGCAATATAATCTTTGACCGCTTGGTAAAATTCAGCAACTTCAGAAGCCTCAGAACTTTCAGAACCATTGGCATATAACTCCATTCTGTTCATCTCATAGTAATTAGCATATCCAGATTCTCTTGCATACTCATTATGCTGATTTACTATATTGATGTAGAGCTCGATCAACTTATTCGTGTCATCTAAAGGTGTTTCATTGTACTCTTGTTGAAGTTTAAGAATTTTCTCTACAATTGTCTGCTCAGCGGAGGTAAGACTAGTAGTAGTCTCAATGTAGTCATAATTATATTCGCCAATAACAGCTTTTAACATTGGAGCTAGTACTGCGTTCTTCTGAATCCCTTGCAAAACAATTAATGATTCTTCGAAAACATCATTATTCAATTGAGTGAAATATTCCATCTCTTGCTGAATCTCAGTATTGCTAACATCTTCTGTATATAACATATTCAGGACAGATCCCAGAGTCTGTACATAATCATACTCGTAGAAATAATTAAGCAGTAGTTCTTCTAGTTTTTCCTCGTTTATATCTGATTTAGGTTCTTGGGTAAAATCATCTCTGCTTAATCCCAACTCCTGCAAGAATTCATCACCAATTTTTACAAAACTATCCAGCTCATAATGCTCATAGACAAGGTCATCTCGAGTTGCTTCCCAGTAAGTTTCGTCATTATATACATCTGTTTCTGTAATTGGAAGTGTTGCTAATTTGTCACTGGCTGATAAGTCTTCTCCAGTAGCAATGCCCAAAATTGAGGTGAAAACCATACTAAATACGATCACGAAAGCTACGAGTTTGTTCAATTTATTTGATTTGTTCATGTTGACCTCCCTGTCTAGGATATCTAGCCCCTTAATTACAGCTTAATTTAACGGATTAACTTATATAAATATACTAATTATTTATTCCACTAAATATTTCTATGTATTATACATCAACTCTTGTCGCTTAATTCCAATTGTCGTCTATATATAAATCATAATAGTTTAATTTTCCACCTTGGTCGCTCATTAAGTTTTGTAAAAATGTGTTTATGACAAGTAAATAAAATGACTTGCTTATTTTGTGTCTCTGAAAATCTTTCTATTAAACGTAAACTGCTTATTAATCTATCTTCATCAAAGAAAACGAAAGGATCATCGAGAAGCAATGTGTACTCTCTATTTTTACAAATATATTCTATAAGAGCCAAGCGATAAGCTAAATAAATTTGCTCTACGGTTCCACTACTTAATTTATTCTCTGTAAAATCAGTATAGAAATCCTGACCCTTTAAATTTATGGCCAGATCATCATTAATCCTTATTTGGCTATACTCACCAGAACTTATAACTTCTATATATTTACTAGCACTTTCACCTAATTCTGGTAGCAGCACCTGCCTAAACTCTAATAGGCTCTCTGTCAACTTCTCCTCCGCTAGTTCATATGCTTGATATTTAAGTTTTGCAACATCTAACTCCTCTTGCTTGCTCTCTATTAGTTCGCTAACAGCAAAGCTCCTAGATTGTAATGATATATTTTCGTGACTAATAGGGTCTATGCTTAATATCTTTAATTTTTGTTTAATCTCAGTTATTGCAGCTTCTCTTTCTCTAATCTGCTCATTAACCTCTTTGTGTTTTATCTCTAGTCTATTTAAATGAGATAGATCAAACTCCGGAAGTTCAGAGACGTTAGGCAACAATATTTCTGAGTCTCTCTTTATGCTCTCTTCTAAATTCTGAATATCATTGTCACTATAATTACTATTTTTTATCTCATCTTTTAATCTAGAAATATCTTTGCTCAGAAAAGCCAAATCTTTAGCCTGTTCTTGATAGATTTTTCTCTGCTTAACTTCTGCATTTAATTGTTTCTTTAGCATTTGAATTCTTGAAACTTCTCTGCTTAACTCTGCTTCTAATTGATCTTCTGCCCCTTCAGTTAAATCCAAATTAATGCTAAGGCTTCTCCAATTAAGTGAAAACATTTGCAACAACTCTTGGTATTCTTCCAACTCTGTTGCAGCTATGTTTCTATACTGCTTCAAGATCTCATTAGACCTATCTTCCTCCAACTCGAGCACGATTGAATTTTGTTTAAATATTCTTGACTTAAACAGTCCCATTATTGCCGCAAGTCCCAATAGACTGACAGCTATTATTAAGAAATAATCAGAACTGTTTCTGAATATTAATAACACTATTGCGGTTAATAAGATAACAATTACAGTCACACTGTAGATGTTTACTCTACTTTTACTTAGTCTCTGTTCATCTGAATTTTTCTTGCTGGCCAGTTCCTCTTTTCTAAGTAACTGAGTTTCATAATTATCTAGTGAGTTTAGCAATGAATCCTGATGAGCTCCCAAGTTCTCTAAACTCGCAAGAATATAGTCAGATTCCTCTGAGAATCTCTCAGAATCAATCTCCAAATCAGCTAGAAATTTTGTACTTTCCTCGGAATTGCTATGACTAAACTTAGATAGTTTCTCTGCCAACAAGCTAGCCTCCGCTTCTCTCTCTTCTAAGAGAAGTTTAGGTGCATTTATCAATCTTAAAACCTCTTGTCTCTCGAGCAGTTTGAGAACCTTAATCTTCTTGTTTAGATCCTCCATCTCTTTTTCTAAGATCGATATTTGTTCTTGCTCTTCTGACAATTTATTAATTTCTTCTGTCTGAGCATCTATCTTATTATCTAGCCTATATTTTTCTTGTCTTAGTTCAGATAGCTCCAACTCCAATTCAGGAATCAAACCTTTTCTACCATTCCTAGACTTGAGGGAAAGTTTTTCTGACTCTAAATTGTTTTGAATTTCGTTAACCTTTATATCGCTTTCTGGATTCACAAGGAAATCTAATAATTTCGACCAAAGCATATTCGCTAAATCTTTACTTTCAAGCAATTTGCTACCTTCGGCGTCAACAAATAAGGTGTTTTTGAATACCTCTTCCTCCAGTCCCAACAGCTCTTTCCCTGGTTGTACTGGGTCTTTTAGTTCAATTGTTCTGTTGCTTGCTAAATCAATAAGCCTGGTCTCATCAAGTGCTGTTCTTTCAGCAAAAAGCCTTTGCAATTCATAATTTCTTCCTTCATGGCTAAAAAGTATATTTCCTTGAATTTGCTCTCCACTTCTTGGTTTTACCTGATCTCGGAAATTATCTTTTCCCCTTCTATCTCCTAAACCATAGAACATTGCCAGGATAAAATTTAAAATTGTAGACTTGCCTGCTTCGTTAGCACCATAAACGCAATTTAGGCCAGAATCAAAATCTAGACTGAAATCTTTCAGTCCAGCAAAAGCTTTAATTTCTATCCTTTTAATTACCATATACTATTCCCAAAACTCTCTAACCCAAGCTGCAAAGCCTCTTGCAAAACTTTTTTCCTACTTTCATCAACTAAGTCCATTTCTTGCAAGATTCTTCTTACATAAACTCCTCTAAGAGAAT
Above is a window of Fastidiosipila sanguinis DNA encoding:
- a CDS encoding ATP-binding protein, giving the protein MVIKRIEIKAFAGLKDFSLDFDSGLNCVYGANEAGKSTILNFILAMFYGLGDRRGKDNFRDQVKPRSGEQIQGNILFSHEGRNYELQRLFAERTALDETRLIDLASNRTIELKDPVQPGKELLGLEEEVFKNTLFVDAEGSKLLESKDLANMLWSKLLDFLVNPESDIKVNEIQNNLESEKLSLKSRNGRKGLIPELELELSELRQEKYRLDNKIDAQTEEINKLSEEQEQISILEKEMEDLNKKIKVLKLLERQEVLRLINAPKLLLEEREAEASLLAEKLSKFSHSNSEESTKFLADLEIDSERFSEESDYILASLENLGAHQDSLLNSLDNYETQLLRKEELASKKNSDEQRLSKSRVNIYSVTVIVILLTAIVLLIFRNSSDYFLIIAVSLLGLAAIMGLFKSRIFKQNSIVLELEEDRSNEILKQYRNIAATELEEYQELLQMFSLNWRSLSINLDLTEGAEDQLEAELSREVSRIQMLKKQLNAEVKQRKIYQEQAKDLAFLSKDISRLKDEIKNSNYSDNDIQNLEESIKRDSEILLPNVSELPEFDLSHLNRLEIKHKEVNEQIREREAAITEIKQKLKILSIDPISHENISLQSRSFAVSELIESKQEELDVAKLKYQAYELAEEKLTESLLEFRQVLLPELGESASKYIEVISSGEYSQIRINDDLAINLKGQDFYTDFTENKLSSGTVEQIYLAYRLALIEYICKNREYTLLLDDPFVFFDEDRLISSLRLIERFSETQNKQVILFTCHKHIFTKLNERPRWKIKLL